The nucleotide sequence TTGTCAATATCTGCTTATTACAAAGTAACTACTATTTTGAATATAACTCAACGAAAAAACAAAAAAAAGAGGAAATGCTATATTTCAGTAACATTTCCTCTGAATTCTATTCAATTGAAATTACTTAATTTCAATCGTTTGAGTTGATTTTCTTTCTTCTTTGAATTCCTTCTTAGGAATGGAGATAACCAATACCCCATCTTCAACTTTGGCTTCAATTTTTTCTTTATCAACATCATCTGGTAAAATCATGTTTTGCTGGAAACGAGAATAAAAGAATTCGCGACGAAGGTAACGTCCATTTTTCTTTTCTTCGCTATTTTCGTCCTTCTTTTCCAAAGAGATTGTCAATTGATTGTCTTGCTCCAGACGAATGCAGAAATCCTCTTTCTTTTGTCCAGGTGCAGCAACCTCGACCTTGTACTCTTTTTCAGTTTCAAACACATTAATGGCTGGAGTGTTAGGTGTTGCTTTTTCCATCCATTCATTTCCAAAAAATTCATTAAAAATACTCGGTAACCAGTTTGGTGATCTTCTAACAGGCATCATAATTTAGTCCTCCTATTAATTAGTTAAACATTAAAATTACGTTTCTTTTATGTTTCAATCTAAGTGATATTCACCTAACTATGTTCAAATTTCGTGCCATCACAAATAAATGAATATTTGACATATTTTAAGCAGAAAACTGACATCTTTTATGACACAACAGCAACTCAAAGATCAATATATCAATACTTTATCACAATCATTTTCAATGGTAAAACAAAAAAAAGTCATGAGTTGTTCTTATTGAACGACTAAAAACTACAAAAAGCACTAAGAAACCCGAAGGAATCCAGTGCTCTTTGAAGAAGCTAACATAAAATATTAGTATGATGCAAATAAAACGGTGCAACCTCTAACAGCAAATATAGCTGCGGATAATGATGTAACTAGGTAAACAATACAGAAGAAATTACTCACCCACCTGGAGGTTTGTGGCATCTTCTCAATTTCTTTAAGTATGGCGCGATATCGTTCGTTTTTACCGTAATAAATTGTATTAAAAATAAGAATGGCTCCGGTAAGTAGCATACCTCCCAAATTAACATATATATTAATTTCGTCTTGTGAGTCGTAAGCCATGAGAATGCAAAGGCAAATAGTAAATATATTTAGTACCTGATAAAATGACACCCCTACAATAGAAGGAAAAACCGGGATTTTCAGTTCTTTTGAAACTGTGCTATTCAGGCAATAGAGTCTGCAGAATAAATAATTAAAAAATTTCATATAGTTTTCTATATTTAATATCTTTTACAATTAATCAAGACCA is from uncultured Macellibacteroides sp. and encodes:
- a CDS encoding Hsp20/alpha crystallin family protein; its protein translation is MMPVRRSPNWLPSIFNEFFGNEWMEKATPNTPAINVFETEKEYKVEVAAPGQKKEDFCIRLEQDNQLTISLEKKDENSEEKKNGRYLRREFFYSRFQQNMILPDDVDKEKIEAKVEDGVLVISIPKKEFKEERKSTQTIEIK